A window of the Mannheimia granulomatis genome harbors these coding sequences:
- a CDS encoding MIP/aquaporin family protein, with amino-acid sequence MDRSLRNACIGEFIGTGFILFFGAGCVAAAQLAGASFGLWEIAIVWGIGVSMAIYISAGISGAHLNPAVTIALAAFYGFEKHKILPYIIAQIAGAFCSVALIYFMYSDLFIAAETAQGIVRGETVGFAGVFSTYPNPNITLVTAFIVEFVITAVLMSTILAIGDDKNGLPNKALAALLIGLLIAVIGGATGPLTGFAMNPARDFGPKLFAFFAGWGEIALTGGKEIPYFIIPIVAPICGALAGAWGYKNLIHKNLPANN; translated from the coding sequence ATGGACAGATCTTTACGTAACGCCTGTATTGGTGAATTTATCGGCACAGGTTTCATTTTGTTCTTCGGTGCAGGTTGTGTCGCTGCAGCACAGTTGGCAGGAGCAAGTTTCGGTTTGTGGGAAATTGCAATTGTTTGGGGTATTGGGGTCTCTATGGCAATTTATATTTCCGCAGGTATTTCCGGTGCTCATCTTAATCCAGCCGTCACTATTGCTCTTGCAGCATTCTATGGTTTTGAAAAACACAAAATTCTTCCCTACATTATCGCTCAAATTGCAGGTGCTTTTTGTTCTGTTGCACTTATTTATTTTATGTATAGCGATCTCTTCATTGCCGCTGAAACAGCTCAAGGTATTGTAAGAGGCGAAACTGTTGGTTTTGCAGGAGTCTTCTCAACTTATCCAAACCCGAATATTACGCTTGTAACTGCCTTTATTGTGGAATTTGTGATTACGGCCGTATTAATGTCCACTATTTTAGCCATTGGTGATGACAAAAACGGCTTACCGAATAAAGCGCTAGCTGCATTGCTTATTGGTTTATTGATTGCGGTTATCGGTGGTGCAACCGGTCCATTAACCGGCTTTGCAATGAACCCTGCTCGTGATTTTGGACCAAAACTGTTTGCGTTCTTTGCCGGTTGGGGAGAAATTGCATTAACAGGCGGTAAAGAAATCCCTTATTTCATCATTCCAATCGTAGCTCCAATTTGTGGTGCATTAGCAGGTGCTTGGGGCTATAAAAATCTTATTCATAAAAACCTTCCGGCCAATAATTAG
- a CDS encoding glycine zipper 2TM domain-containing protein: protein MKSIFKVIGVTALMVAVSGCNGMTKTQRNTAIGAAIGGVAGHAIGASTGATLGGAALGGVIGSQVK, encoded by the coding sequence ATGAAATCTATTTTTAAAGTTATTGGTGTGACTGCACTAATGGTTGCAGTATCTGGCTGTAACGGCATGACTAAAACTCAGCGTAATACTGCAATTGGTGCAGCTATCGGTGGTGTTGCCGGTCATGCAATTGGTGCATCGACAGGGGCAACTTTAGGTGGTGCGGCATTAGGTGGCGTTATTGGTAGCCAAGTTAAATAA
- the fucP gene encoding L-fucose:H+ symporter permease, translating to MTVKVLEKKFVVPFILITTLFALWGFANDITNPMVAVFQTVMEIPASEAALVQFAFYGGYGTMAIPAALFASRYSYKAGVLLGLALYAIGAFLFIPAAMYEQFSFFLWSLYILTFGLAFLETTANPYILSMGDPATATRRLNLAQSFNPLGSITGMFVASQIVLTNLESEKRDAAGNLLFNSLSAAEKAVVKTHDLAMIRNPYVVIGLVVVAVFIIIALYKMPVTKVESANRISVKESFSRLIVNARYREGVLAQVFYVGVQIMCWTFIIQYAERIGLTKAEAQNWNIVAMALFITSRFISTALMKYLKAELMLFLFAVGGFFSILGVMFIDGMGGLYCLVLTSGFMSLMFPTIYGIALDGQGEESTLGAAGLVMAIVGGALMPPMQGWIIDQGIVAGMPAVNFSFILPLICFIAIAIYGFRCWKVLK from the coding sequence ATGACAGTTAAAGTTCTTGAGAAAAAATTTGTGGTCCCTTTTATTCTAATTACCACATTATTTGCCCTTTGGGGATTTGCAAATGATATTACAAATCCGATGGTTGCAGTATTCCAAACCGTTATGGAGATCCCGGCTTCTGAAGCCGCTCTTGTACAGTTCGCTTTCTACGGAGGTTACGGCACAATGGCAATTCCTGCCGCCTTATTTGCTAGTCGTTATAGTTATAAAGCCGGTGTTTTATTAGGATTAGCTCTCTATGCAATTGGTGCATTTCTATTTATTCCTGCGGCAATGTATGAGCAATTCTCCTTCTTCCTGTGGTCACTTTATATCTTAACTTTTGGTTTGGCGTTCTTAGAAACAACAGCAAATCCGTATATTCTTTCAATGGGTGATCCGGCAACAGCAACCCGCCGTCTAAACTTAGCACAATCATTTAACCCGTTAGGCTCAATTACCGGTATGTTTGTTGCCTCACAAATTGTATTAACTAACTTGGAATCTGAGAAACGCGATGCAGCTGGAAATCTGCTATTTAATAGCTTATCTGCAGCAGAAAAAGCAGTGGTTAAAACTCACGATCTCGCTATGATTCGTAACCCCTATGTAGTGATTGGTTTAGTTGTTGTGGCTGTATTTATCATTATTGCCTTGTATAAAATGCCGGTTACAAAGGTAGAGAGTGCAAATCGTATTTCTGTAAAAGAATCCTTTAGCCGCTTAATTGTAAATGCTCGTTATCGTGAAGGGGTGCTTGCTCAAGTATTCTACGTTGGGGTCCAAATTATGTGCTGGACGTTCATTATTCAATATGCTGAGCGTATTGGTCTAACCAAGGCAGAAGCCCAAAACTGGAATATTGTTGCTATGGCATTATTTATTACTAGTCGTTTTATCAGCACGGCACTCATGAAATACCTAAAAGCTGAATTAATGTTATTCCTCTTCGCAGTGGGTGGCTTCTTCAGTATTCTAGGCGTGATGTTTATTGATGGCATGGGTGGTCTTTATTGTTTAGTACTCACTTCTGGATTTATGTCTCTTATGTTCCCTACTATTTATGGAATTGCATTAGATGGTCAAGGTGAAGAATCTACATTGGGTGCTGCCGGCTTAGTGATGGCAATTGTAGGTGGAGCATTAATGCCGCCAATGCAAGGTTGGATTATCGACCAAGGCATTGTTGCCGGTATGCCTGCAGTTAATTTCTCATTCATCCTTCCTCTTATCTGTTTTATTGCTATTGCCATCTATGGTTTCCGTTGCTGGAAGGTATTGAAATAA
- a CDS encoding L-fuculose-phosphate aldolase: protein MNRQILARQIIDTCLEMTRIGLNQGTAGNVSVRYRDGMLITPTGTPYEEMTEDSIVFVDAKGKHEEGKLPSSEWQFHLAVYEARPELNAVVHNHARNCAAVSILGEPIPAIHYMIACTGTDHIPCVPYAPFGTHQLADYVREGIRGSKAILLAHHGLITADKTLDKALGVAHEVEVIAEWYLKLLATGKPIPTLNKEQMDVVLEKFKSYGSWVEER, encoded by the coding sequence ATGAACAGACAAATACTCGCAAGACAAATTATTGATACTTGTCTTGAAATGACTCGAATTGGATTGAATCAAGGAACAGCAGGTAATGTGAGTGTACGTTATCGAGATGGCATGCTCATTACGCCAACGGGTACACCTTATGAAGAAATGACAGAAGATTCTATCGTATTTGTAGATGCCAAGGGTAAGCACGAAGAAGGCAAGCTCCCATCAAGTGAATGGCAATTCCATTTAGCGGTGTATGAAGCACGCCCAGAGCTGAATGCAGTCGTGCATAACCACGCACGTAACTGTGCGGCGGTTTCTATTCTCGGTGAGCCTATTCCAGCTATTCACTATATGATTGCTTGCACAGGAACAGATCATATCCCATGTGTGCCTTATGCGCCTTTCGGTACACATCAATTAGCCGACTATGTGCGAGAAGGTATTCGAGGCAGTAAAGCGATTTTGCTCGCTCACCACGGCTTAATTACCGCCGATAAAACTCTTGATAAAGCCTTAGGTGTGGCACACGAAGTAGAAGTCATTGCCGAATGGTATTTGAAATTACTCGCTACCGGCAAACCAATTCCAACGTTAAACAAGGAGCAAATGGATGTTGTATTAGAAAAATTTAAATCCTACGGCTCTTGGGTGGAAGAAAGATAA
- the fucU gene encoding L-fucose mutarotase, whose translation MLKGIHPAISPELLKVLAEMGHGDELVLSDAHFPAHSIHQKVIRADGISVATLLEGISALLEFDQYVEAPLAMMQAVPGDTLDPTVEERYLAAIKKVNGSAPKVERVERFAFYERAKTAYAVVITGELAKYGNIIIKKGVTPVS comes from the coding sequence ATGTTAAAAGGTATTCATCCGGCTATTTCACCGGAATTATTAAAGGTATTAGCAGAAATGGGGCATGGGGATGAATTAGTGCTTTCGGATGCACATTTTCCCGCACATTCTATTCATCAAAAAGTGATTCGTGCAGACGGCATCAGTGTTGCTACTTTATTAGAAGGCATTTCCGCACTGCTTGAATTTGACCAATATGTTGAAGCCCCACTTGCAATGATGCAAGCAGTACCAGGAGATACGTTAGATCCAACTGTGGAAGAGCGTTATTTGGCAGCTATCAAGAAAGTCAATGGCTCAGCTCCAAAAGTAGAACGTGTAGAACGTTTTGCTTTTTATGAGCGCGCGAAAACCGCTTATGCGGTGGTGATTACCGGTGAATTAGCCAAATACGGCAACATCATTATTAAAAAAGGCGTCACGCCGGTGTCTTAA
- a CDS encoding DeoR/GlpR family DNA-binding transcription regulator, translating into MSKRNTQQRRHLIVQMVQTQNEVSVDELANLFETSEVTIRKDLTALEESGFLLRKYGGAVKIPSEMMEEEFTEQLSIQKKMIAQAARDCIRDHNRIIIDSGSTTGALVKALNQTGLVVMTNSLNLATELTALECEPTVLMTGGTWDARSESFQGKVAEQVLRSYDFDQLFIGADGLDLSRGTTTFNELVGLSQVMAEVSREVIVLIESQKIGRKMPNIELEWGKITKLITDNQLSFETKEQIEKMGVEVVIAKGSNF; encoded by the coding sequence ATGTCAAAACGAAATACTCAACAACGCCGTCATCTGATAGTACAAATGGTACAAACTCAAAATGAAGTCAGTGTAGATGAACTGGCTAACTTATTTGAAACCTCAGAAGTTACTATTCGTAAAGATCTCACCGCTTTAGAAGAAAGTGGTTTTTTATTGCGAAAATATGGCGGTGCAGTCAAAATCCCCTCAGAAATGATGGAAGAAGAATTTACCGAGCAGCTTTCGATTCAAAAGAAAATGATCGCTCAAGCAGCAAGAGACTGTATTCGAGACCATAACCGTATCATTATTGACAGTGGTAGCACGACAGGGGCATTAGTCAAAGCCTTAAATCAAACAGGCTTAGTTGTTATGACTAATTCGCTAAATTTAGCAACTGAATTAACAGCGCTTGAATGTGAACCTACCGTGTTGATGACAGGGGGAACTTGGGATGCGAGATCAGAATCTTTTCAAGGGAAAGTAGCAGAACAAGTATTACGTTCGTATGATTTTGACCAACTGTTTATTGGTGCAGATGGTTTAGATTTATCTCGTGGCACAACTACGTTTAATGAGTTAGTTGGATTAAGCCAAGTCATGGCTGAGGTAAGCCGTGAAGTGATTGTGTTGATAGAATCACAAAAAATTGGGCGGAAGATGCCTAATATCGAATTGGAATGGGGAAAAATCACTAAACTTATTACCGACAACCAGTTAAGTTTCGAAACGAAAGAACAAATCGAAAAAATGGGTGTCGAAGTGGTTATCGCTAAAGGATCGAATTTTTAA
- the glmS gene encoding glutamine--fructose-6-phosphate transaminase (isomerizing) encodes MCGIVGAVAQRDIAEILVDGLHRLEYRGYDSAGVAVLNSDDKQMQIVRRVGKVKALDEALEAKPLLGGTGIAHTRWATHGEPSETNAHPHRSGKIAVVHNGIIENYEELKVVLQERGYVFQSQTDTEVIAHLVEWELRSASSLLEAVQKTVVQLRGAYGTVVLNEEEPEHLIVARSGSPLVIGYGVGENFLASDPLALLSVTRRFAYLEEGDVAEITRRTVDIYDRQGNKVEREIHEGNFEADAADKGQYRHYMQKEIFEQPVAIMNTLDGRIKDGKVDVSAIAPNAAEILSKVQHVQIVACGTSYNAGMVARYWFESLAGVSCDVEIASEFRYRKFVTRPNSLLITLSQSGETADTLAALRLAKESGYMAAMTVCNVASSSLVRESDFAFLTKAGVEIGVASTKAFTTQLTCLLLLNVAIGRLQGNMSEEQEQHIVQSLQRLPAQIESALVFDKQIEKLSEDFADKHHTLFLGRGEYYPIAMESALKLKEISYIHAEAYAAGELKHGPLALIDSDMPVVVVAPENDLLEKVKSNIEEVRARGGQLYVFADHDAGFEEAEGFKTIVMPKVDEVTAPIFYTVPLQLLSYHIALIKGTDVDQPRNLAKAVTVE; translated from the coding sequence ATGTGTGGAATTGTAGGTGCAGTAGCACAACGTGATATCGCAGAAATCTTAGTAGATGGTTTACACCGCTTAGAGTATCGTGGTTATGATTCAGCCGGTGTGGCAGTTTTAAACAGCGACGATAAACAAATGCAAATTGTACGTCGTGTGGGTAAAGTTAAAGCATTAGATGAAGCGTTGGAAGCTAAACCGTTATTAGGCGGAACAGGGATTGCACATACCCGTTGGGCAACGCATGGTGAGCCGTCAGAAACCAACGCTCACCCACATCGTAGCGGCAAAATTGCTGTGGTACATAACGGTATTATTGAAAACTATGAAGAGTTAAAAGTAGTGTTACAAGAGCGTGGTTATGTATTCCAATCACAAACCGATACGGAAGTTATTGCTCACTTAGTGGAGTGGGAATTGCGTTCTGCTTCTTCATTATTAGAAGCGGTACAAAAAACAGTTGTACAGTTACGTGGTGCTTACGGTACAGTGGTATTAAACGAGGAAGAGCCGGAGCATTTAATCGTAGCTCGTTCAGGCAGCCCACTTGTTATTGGCTATGGTGTAGGTGAAAACTTCTTAGCTTCAGACCCGCTTGCGTTATTGAGTGTAACCCGTCGCTTTGCCTATTTAGAAGAGGGTGATGTAGCTGAAATTACTCGCCGTACAGTAGATATTTACGATCGTCAAGGTAATAAGGTTGAGCGTGAAATTCACGAAGGTAACTTTGAAGCAGATGCGGCTGATAAAGGTCAATATCGCCACTATATGCAAAAAGAAATTTTTGAGCAACCTGTGGCAATTATGAACACCTTAGACGGTCGTATCAAAGACGGTAAAGTAGATGTTTCTGCCATTGCACCAAATGCAGCAGAGATTTTATCTAAAGTACAGCACGTGCAAATTGTGGCTTGTGGTACTTCCTACAATGCCGGTATGGTAGCTCGTTATTGGTTTGAATCTTTAGCTGGCGTGAGCTGTGATGTGGAAATTGCTTCCGAATTCCGCTACCGCAAATTTGTCACACGCCCAAATAGCTTATTAATTACGCTTTCACAATCGGGTGAAACAGCAGATACTTTAGCGGCATTACGTTTAGCGAAAGAATCGGGTTATATGGCAGCGATGACAGTATGTAACGTAGCAAGCTCATCTTTAGTACGTGAATCTGATTTTGCTTTCTTAACCAAAGCAGGAGTTGAAATTGGTGTTGCTTCAACCAAAGCATTTACCACTCAATTAACGTGCTTATTATTGTTGAATGTTGCAATTGGTCGCTTACAAGGCAATATGAGCGAAGAGCAAGAACAGCACATTGTGCAATCTTTACAGCGCTTACCGGCACAAATCGAAAGTGCGTTAGTGTTTGATAAACAAATCGAAAAATTATCGGAAGATTTTGCCGATAAACACCATACTTTATTCCTAGGTCGTGGTGAATACTATCCGATTGCAATGGAATCTGCATTGAAATTAAAAGAGATTTCATACATTCACGCTGAAGCTTATGCAGCCGGTGAATTAAAACACGGTCCGCTAGCTTTAATTGATAGTGATATGCCTGTGGTTGTAGTTGCACCGGAAAATGATTTGTTAGAGAAAGTGAAATCTAACATTGAAGAAGTTCGTGCTCGTGGCGGTCAGCTATATGTATTTGCTGATCACGATGCAGGTTTTGAAGAAGCGGAAGGCTTTAAAACTATTGTTATGCCAAAAGTAGATGAAGTGACCGCACCGATTTTCTACACCGTGCCGTTACAACTACTTTCATACCACATTGCACTAATTAAAGGTACAGACGTAGACCAACCTCGTAACTTAGCGAAAGCGGTGACTGTAGAGTAA
- the glpK gene encoding glycerol kinase GlpK, translating to MSKEYIIALDQGTTSSRAVLLDKNANVVEVAQREFTQIYPQAGWVEHNPMEIWATQSSTLNEVVAKAGIKPESIAAIGITNQRETTIVWEKESGKPVYNAIVWQCRRTSPITDKLKADGHEEYIRKTTGLVVDPYFSGTKVKWILDNVEGAREKAERGELLFGTVDTWLVWKLTQGRVHVTDYTNASRTMLFNIHTKQWDEKMLELLNIPRSMLPEVKNSSEVYGQTNIGGQGGVRIPVAGIAGDQQAALYGHLCVSEGQAKNTYGTGCFMLMHTGKTAIQSENGLLTTIACNAKGEPEYALEGSVFIAGASIQWLRDELKIVHDSFDSEYFATKEDDSNGVYVVPAFTGLGAPYWDPYARGAIFGLTRGANRNHIVRATLESIAYQTRDVLEAMQSDSKAKLQALRVDGGATANNFLMQFQADILDTKVERPKVKEVTALGAAYLAGLAVGFWKDLDELKDKAEVERTFTPDGDQEKRAKRYKGWKKAVRRSLEWAKEDAEE from the coding sequence ATGAGCAAAGAATATATCATCGCACTTGATCAAGGTACAACCAGCTCTCGTGCTGTATTATTAGATAAAAATGCCAATGTTGTTGAAGTGGCACAACGTGAATTTACTCAAATTTATCCTCAAGCAGGCTGGGTAGAACATAACCCGATGGAAATTTGGGCAACACAAAGCTCAACCTTAAATGAAGTGGTAGCAAAAGCCGGCATTAAGCCGGAAAGCATTGCAGCAATTGGGATCACAAACCAGCGTGAGACCACTATTGTATGGGAAAAAGAAAGCGGCAAGCCGGTATATAATGCGATTGTATGGCAATGCCGCCGTACTTCGCCGATTACCGATAAGTTAAAAGCGGACGGCCACGAAGAGTATATCCGCAAAACCACAGGTTTAGTGGTGGATCCATATTTCTCAGGTACTAAGGTGAAGTGGATTTTAGACAATGTGGAAGGCGCGAGAGAAAAAGCCGAACGGGGTGAATTGCTCTTTGGCACGGTGGATACTTGGCTTGTGTGGAAATTAACACAAGGGCGTGTACACGTAACTGACTACACCAACGCATCCCGCACAATGTTGTTTAATATTCACACCAAGCAATGGGATGAGAAAATGTTGGAATTACTCAATATTCCACGTTCAATGTTGCCTGAAGTGAAAAATTCCTCTGAAGTTTACGGACAAACAAATATCGGCGGTCAAGGTGGCGTTCGTATTCCTGTGGCAGGAATTGCAGGCGACCAACAAGCTGCGTTATACGGGCATTTGTGTGTGAGTGAAGGGCAAGCAAAAAATACTTATGGCACAGGCTGTTTTATGCTAATGCATACAGGGAAAACGGCAATTCAGTCTGAAAACGGCTTACTTACTACCATTGCATGTAATGCTAAGGGTGAACCTGAATATGCTCTTGAAGGCTCAGTATTCATTGCAGGTGCATCTATTCAATGGCTACGTGATGAGCTAAAAATTGTGCATGATAGTTTTGATAGCGAATATTTTGCGACAAAAGAAGATGATTCTAATGGCGTGTATGTGGTGCCAGCCTTTACCGGTTTAGGGGCGCCTTATTGGGATCCGTATGCTCGAGGGGCAATTTTCGGCCTAACCCGAGGCGCAAACCGCAATCATATTGTGCGTGCAACATTAGAGTCTATCGCTTACCAAACTCGTGATGTATTAGAAGCAATGCAATCTGATTCAAAAGCGAAGTTACAGGCACTACGTGTAGATGGTGGAGCAACCGCAAATAATTTCTTAATGCAATTCCAAGCCGATATTTTAGATACTAAAGTAGAGCGACCGAAAGTGAAAGAAGTTACCGCACTCGGAGCAGCTTACCTTGCCGGTCTTGCCGTTGGCTTCTGGAAAGATTTGGATGAGCTTAAAGATAAAGCTGAAGTTGAACGTACCTTTACTCCGGATGGCGATCAAGAAAAACGGGCTAAACGCTATAAAGGCTGGAAAAAAGCTGTTCGCCGTTCATTAGAGTGGGCGAAAGAAGATGCAGAAGAGTAA
- the fucO gene encoding lactaldehyde reductase yields the protein MSNRLILNETSYHGKGAIKNIIHEIASRSFKKALVVTDKDLIKFNVAQKVTSLLDAADLPYEIFDEVKANPAVDVIKAGVEKFKASGADYLIAIGGSSPIDSAKAIGIIINNPEFGDVLSLEGVAPTHQKCVPIIAVPTTAGTAAEVTINYVITDEEKKRKFVCVDVHDVPAVALVDPDMMESMPKSLAAATGMDALTHAIEGYITKAAWELTDALHLKAIELISRSLRGAVEKNPKDIEGMALGQYVAGMGFSNVGLGVVHSMAHPLSAYYDTPHGIANAVLLPYVMEFNKNYTGEKYREIARAMGVKGVDDMSQEEYRNAAIKAVQQLSQDVGIPPKLYQIGVKEEDLPALSLDAFNDVCTGGNPRDCSPEELLEVYKIAF from the coding sequence ATGTCAAATCGTCTTATCCTCAATGAAACCAGTTATCACGGTAAAGGTGCAATTAAAAACATCATTCATGAAATAGCCAGCCGTAGTTTCAAAAAAGCTCTTGTGGTAACCGACAAGGACTTAATCAAGTTTAACGTGGCACAAAAAGTAACTTCTTTACTTGATGCTGCAGACTTACCTTATGAAATTTTTGATGAAGTTAAAGCTAACCCTGCGGTAGATGTGATCAAAGCCGGAGTAGAAAAATTTAAAGCCTCAGGAGCAGACTACCTAATTGCTATCGGCGGTAGCTCACCAATTGATAGTGCCAAAGCGATAGGCATCATCATTAATAATCCGGAGTTTGGTGATGTACTTTCATTAGAGGGGGTTGCACCAACTCACCAAAAATGTGTACCGATTATTGCCGTGCCTACTACAGCAGGTACAGCAGCTGAGGTGACTATCAACTATGTAATTACAGATGAAGAGAAAAAACGTAAATTCGTATGTGTAGATGTGCACGATGTGCCTGCAGTTGCCCTAGTCGATCCGGATATGATGGAATCTATGCCAAAAAGCCTAGCTGCCGCAACCGGTATGGATGCGCTTACTCATGCGATTGAGGGTTATATTACCAAAGCTGCATGGGAATTAACTGATGCTTTACATTTAAAAGCCATTGAGCTTATTAGTCGTTCATTGCGTGGTGCAGTAGAGAAAAATCCAAAAGATATTGAAGGTATGGCACTAGGGCAGTATGTTGCCGGAATGGGCTTCTCAAACGTAGGTTTAGGTGTTGTACACAGTATGGCTCATCCACTTTCCGCATACTATGATACTCCGCACGGTATTGCCAATGCAGTTCTGCTTCCTTATGTCATGGAATTTAACAAAAACTACACGGGTGAAAAGTACCGTGAAATTGCTCGTGCAATGGGCGTGAAAGGAGTTGATGACATGAGCCAAGAAGAGTATCGCAATGCCGCAATTAAAGCAGTTCAACAACTCTCACAAGATGTGGGAATTCCGCCAAAACTTTATCAAATTGGCGTGAAAGAAGAAGATTTGCCAGCGTTATCGCTAGATGCTTTCAATGATGTTTGTACCGGAGGTAATCCAAGAGATTGTAGCCCTGAAGAATTATTAGAAGTATATAAAATTGCATTCTAA
- a CDS encoding CrcB family protein, translated as MYTIFLLSSGAILGALIRWALSVWLNPIFSQLALGTLLVNWLGCFLIGIAIGFNLGEHEKLSLITGFLGSFTTFSSFSAELSEKLLADKWGEFTMVLSLHLVGSIVLTICGILITRWLTSG; from the coding sequence ATGTATACGATTTTTCTTCTTTCGAGCGGAGCTATATTAGGTGCCTTAATTCGCTGGGCTTTAAGCGTTTGGCTAAATCCGATATTTAGCCAACTGGCACTAGGTACATTGTTAGTGAATTGGTTAGGCTGTTTCTTGATTGGTATTGCAATTGGCTTTAATTTAGGCGAACACGAGAAACTTTCATTGATCACAGGCTTTCTCGGTAGCTTTACAACTTTTTCGAGTTTTTCAGCCGAATTAAGCGAGAAATTATTAGCCGATAAATGGGGAGAGTTTACTATGGTATTGAGCTTACATTTGGTAGGGAGCATTGTGCTGACAATTTGCGGAATTTTAATAACCCGCTGGCTTACAAGCGGTTAA
- the fucK gene encoding L-fuculokinase, which produces MSIALIFDCGATNLRTIAIDQTGKIVAAHHLPNNTQPGEENPEFHIWDIEEIWSKLMNCAKQTLAQLSEQQRKEIIGISVTTFGVDGTLFDKAGNQLYPIISWKCPRTLPITENIANYIDVEALYRRNGVGHYSFNTLFKLLWLKQNKPEIYAQASSFLFISSILTYRLTGVKSTDRTMAGTSMMTNIESDHWDNEVLYLLGLNESHFPPMKSAGEVVGNLKADIAQELGLSGQIPIISCGHDTQFAILGSGAGYNQPVLSSGTWEILVVRTPQAKPQWQFVQNGLTIEFDSQAGYFNPGVQWVASGVMEWVGKRFFSDIADTPSYYSTMINEASKVPAGSNGVKLIGSFDGTTEQTGSIIGLSMHTARGEIYRAGLEYMAYRLKAGLDVLQEVSDFNAESLICVGGGSKNSLWNQIRADVLNRPIDVVDFPESTVLGAAMFTFAGAGIFESPNLAQQAMKPNVKRIEPSANRDFYK; this is translated from the coding sequence ATGTCTATTGCCCTTATTTTTGACTGTGGCGCAACAAATCTTCGCACAATTGCCATCGACCAAACAGGGAAAATTGTTGCCGCACATCACTTACCGAACAATACGCAGCCGGGGGAGGAAAACCCTGAGTTTCATATTTGGGATATTGAAGAAATTTGGTCAAAACTGATGAATTGTGCCAAACAAACCCTTGCCCAACTTTCAGAACAACAACGAAAAGAGATTATTGGGATTTCGGTTACTACTTTTGGTGTGGACGGTACGCTTTTCGATAAAGCCGGCAATCAACTTTATCCGATTATTTCTTGGAAATGCCCAAGAACCTTGCCAATTACGGAAAATATTGCCAACTATATTGACGTTGAAGCTTTATATCGCCGTAACGGGGTGGGGCATTACAGCTTTAACACCTTATTCAAACTGTTATGGCTTAAACAAAATAAACCTGAGATTTATGCTCAAGCAAGCAGTTTCTTATTTATTTCTTCTATTCTAACTTATCGCTTAACAGGGGTGAAAAGCACCGACCGCACAATGGCGGGAACATCAATGATGACCAACATTGAAAGCGATCATTGGGATAACGAAGTGCTTTATTTACTGGGTTTAAATGAAAGCCATTTCCCACCAATGAAAAGTGCAGGCGAAGTGGTTGGCAATTTGAAAGCCGATATCGCCCAAGAATTAGGCTTAAGCGGTCAAATTCCGATTATTTCTTGCGGACATGACACTCAATTCGCCATTTTGGGCTCGGGTGCAGGCTACAACCAACCGGTTTTAAGCTCGGGCACGTGGGAAATTTTAGTGGTTCGTACCCCTCAGGCTAAACCGCAATGGCAATTTGTACAAAACGGTTTAACCATTGAATTTGACAGTCAAGCAGGCTACTTCAACCCCGGCGTACAGTGGGTTGCATCAGGGGTGATGGAATGGGTTGGTAAACGTTTCTTCTCTGATATTGCCGATACACCAAGCTACTATTCCACAATGATTAATGAAGCAAGCAAAGTACCAGCAGGTTCGAATGGCGTGAAATTAATAGGCAGTTTTGATGGTACTACTGAACAGACAGGTTCAATTATCGGCTTATCAATGCACACTGCACGTGGGGAAATTTACCGTGCAGGCTTGGAATATATGGCTTACCGCTTAAAAGCGGGGTTAGATGTATTACAAGAAGTGAGTGACTTTAATGCAGAAAGTTTGATCTGTGTGGGTGGAGGCTCTAAAAATTCCCTATGGAATCAAATTCGAGCCGATGTGTTAAATCGCCCGATTGATGTGGTGGATTTCCCTGAAAGTACCGTATTAGGGGCAGCCATGTTTACATTTGCCGGTGCAGGGATCTTCGAAAGTCCAAATCTAGCACAACAAGCAATGAAGCCGAATGTAAAACGAATTGAGCCATCTGCAAATCGCGATTTTTATAAATAA